CGCGCGGCCTTGCGCACCAGCTCGTAGCTCGCGCGGCTCGACAGGAACACGAACCCATCGCGCGTATCGACGCGGTCCAGCACCAGTTGCCCGATCAGTTTGTCGAGCGCGTTGTGGCGGCCGACGTCCTCGAACGCGTAGCGGATCGCGCCGGTCGCGTCGCACCACGCGGCGGCGTGCAGGCCGCCGGTCAGCTTCGTGAGCGCCTGATGCTCGGGCAGCCCGCGGGCCGCGAGCGCAATGGCGTCCGGCGCGAGCCGCTGCAAGAAGCCGGTATCCGGCACGCGTGGCGGTTCCAGATCCAGCAGATCGATGCTTTCGATCCCGCACACGCCGCAACCGGTGCGTCCGGCGAGCGCGCGGCGTTTTTCCTTCAACGCGACGAAAGCCTGCTGCACCACCTGCAATTGCACTTCGGCATGCGGCAATTCGCCGTCGTCGTGCAACTCGACCTCGATGTCCTGAATGTCGCTGCCGCGTTCCACGATCCCTTCCGAAATCGCGAAGCCGACCGCGAATGCCTCCAGATCGCGCGGCGTGCACATCATCACCGCGTGCGAAATACCGTTGAAGACGAGCGCGACCGGCCATTCCTGGCCGACATGGTCGGTGACGGTCTCGACCGCCGCGCCGCGATGCCGGTGCACCCGGCGCTCCACCGCGCCAGGTTGGCCGGCGGCTGTGTCCAGTTCGTTCAAGCTTGTCTGCTCCTCAATGCTGCCGTGCGTATGGGCGGGGTATGGCGGGGTATCGGCGGGGGGCCGTGCAGCATCGCGCTGCGTTGCGCGATGTCATGCCGCGCCGCAGCGCGCCGTACGACCCGCCAGGGCCGTCGCCGCGCGAATAAGGTTCTAAAATACCTCAAGCCGGGCGTGCATGTTGCCCGCTATCCACGAGGACACTGTCATGGGACTCAGCGAAGCGCCGCTTCTGTTCAACTTCGAGGTCGAGTCTTCGGAGAATTTCACTTACATCCCGATGTCGGTCCGCTTCAATCTCGACCGTTTCGGGCTGCGTATCACGCTCGCGCAGTGGCAGTTGCTGCCGCTCGAGGACCGCAAGCTGCTGGCGCGTTTTCCGGTCGAGGACGACACCGAGATCGAGCCGAATTTCGACCACGCACTGTTCGAAATGCTGCGCACCCATGCGAACGTCGAGCCGGAATGGTTCACACCGGAAGACGTGCCGGCGTGGCGCCGCACCGATAGCGTGCCGGAAGGCGTGACCCGCCAGGCCGGTCTCGCGGGGCTGAGCGCGCCGAGCGTGGCGCGTTGGGCGGAACTCGATCCGTTCCAGCGCTACGTGCTCGCCAAGCTGTCGCGCAAGCCGGAGCCGAATCACGACTTCGTGCCGGCCATGAAGGAATTTGGCGGCGGCGCTTAATTACTGCTCGCCTGTCGCCCGCCCACCGCCGCCCGCGATTTTTTTCGCTTCCACCCTCAACCTGCTCCGAACGCTGCCGTTATCCAAGGGTTAGCGCGTAAAAAAACTCGTATCGATGCGGCCTCACGCAGCGAAAGCGAGCGCGCGTTCCCGCCCTCGGAACGATCTGACGTTCGGAACCCATGATTCCTTTTCTATCGAAGCGGCTGCTGATCAATCTGGCGGTCGTCGCGGCCGCGGTCGGCGCAAACGCGTTCGTCGCCTACACGCAGATTTGCGGGCAGCGCGACGCCGACGCGCGCATGCTGCGTTCGACCAGCGTGCGCGCGAACCTCGACGCCTATCAGACGGCGCTCGACGGCAGCCTCGCCACGCTTGGCCGCTTCGAAGCGACGGGGGAAGCCGCACCGGTCGGCGCGGCCTTCGCGATGCGCGCGACCCTCGCGGGGCTGGAGCGCGACCTGCGCAACGAGCTGGCCAGCGAACCCGCGCTGCTCGACGCCCTCGCGAAACTGAGCACCGACAGCCACGCGCTGCAACGCGACATCGACGATGCGCTGTTGAAGAGCGCCAATGCCGAGCCGGGCGCGTCGCGCGCGTGGGCGGCGTCGACGTACACGCATCTCGGCCTCGGACTCGACCGCGTCGAAACGGCGCTGGCCGAATTGCGCGGCGCCGAGAGCCGCGAGTTGCAGGCTTCGCTGTCGACCTCGACGAGCGAAACGCAGCGCGCGATGTTCCTGCTGATCGTCACGATGCTGGCGGGCAGCGCGCTCCTGATCTTCACCTTCGGCGCGCGCGAAAGCAGCGCCCGCGAAAAGCTGCGCACCGTGCGCGCGCTCGGCCGTAACGACGAGCGTTTTCGCGGCCTGTTCGACGATCATCCGGTGCCGATGTACATCTTCGATCGCGAAACGCTGCGCTTTCTCGCCGTCAACGCGGCGGCGATCAAACAATACGGTTACTCCGAGATCGAATTTCTCGGCATGACGATTCGCGCGATCCGGCCGAACGCGGAAATCGCGCGGCTCGAATCGCACCTGCAGCGCAGCGATACCGTGCCGCGCGGCCGGACGATGGCGGGCATCTGGCATCACCGTCGCAAGGACGGGTCGACGATCAGCGCCGACATTTCGTATCACGCGCTCAATTTCATGGGCCGCGCCGCGTTCTTCGTGCTGGCCGACGACGTCACCGAGCAGATCAACGCCGAGGCCGAAGCGCAGCGTTCGAACCAGATGCTCGAAGCGGTGATCGACAACATTCCGCAGCGGATTTTCTGGAAGGATCTGGAGTCGCGCTATCTCGGCTGCAACATGGCGTTCGCGCGCGACGCGGGGCTGGCTTACCCGGAACAGGTGGTCGGTAAAAGCGACGCGGACATGCCCTGGCGCGCGTTTTCCGAACTGCTCGGCGAGCACGACAAGGAAGTGGTCAGCACCGGCATGCCGAAGATGAGTTTCGAGGTCGATCTGGTGATCGACGGCGTGCATCGCACCACGGTCACGAGCAAGCTGCCGTTCACCGACGGCGAAGGCCGCGTGATCGGCGTACTCGGCTCGTACACGGACATCACCGAACGCAAGCGCGCGGATCTCGCGTTGCGCCTGCAAAGCCGCGCGCTCGACGCGAGCGTCAACGCGATTCTGATTACCGCGCCGTCGCCGAGCGGCAATCTGATCGAATACGTGAACCCGGCGTTCATGCGGATCACGGGCTACGATCCCGCCGAAGTGATCGGCCACGATTGCCGCGTGCTGCAACGCGACGATCGCGATCAGGAAGGCGTTGCGCTGATCCGCCAGGCGCTCGCCGCGAATCGCGAGGGGAGCGCGGTGGTACGCAACTATCGCAAGGACGGCGCGCTGTTCTGGAATCAGCTGTTCATCGCGCCGGTGCCGAACCAGGACGGCGTGATTACCCATCACATCGGCGTGATCAACGATGTCACCGATCTGATGCGGTATCAGGAACAGCTCGAATACCAGGCGAACTACGACAGCCTGACGCGCCTGCCGAACCGCAATCTGCTGCGCGACCGTCTGCAGCATGCGTTGATCGTCGCGCATCGGCATCACAAGGGTGTGGCGGTCGTGTTCATCGATCTGGACGGCTTCAAGAACGTCAACGACAGTCTCGGCCATAGCGTCGGCGACCGGCTGTTGAGCGTGGTCGCCGAGCGGCTCGCGCGTTGCACGCGTACCAGCGACACGGTCGCGCGTCACGGCGGCGACGAGTTCGTGATCGTGATGACCGATACCGTCGACGAGCAATCGCTGATCGCGTGGATGGAGCGCGTGCGCGCGTCGATTTCCGAGCCGGTGTGGCTCGACGGCACCGAGTTGTACGTGGGCTGCAGCATGGGCGCGAGTCTGTTCCCGCAGGACGGCGAAGACGCGGAAACGCTGATGAAGAAGGCCGACCTCGCGATGTATCGGGCGAAGGACATGGGTCGCAATACGTTCCAGTTCTATCAGCCGGAGATGAACGCAAGCGCGGGCGCGCGGCTGAATCTGGAGCGGCGTCTACGGCGCGCGCTGCGCGATAACGAGTTCCTGCTGCACTACCAGCCGCAGGTCGATATCGAAAGCGGGCAGATCGTCGGGACCGAGGCGCTGGTGCGCTGGCGCGATCCGGAAGTCGGACTGGTGCCGCCGTCGTCGTTCATTCCGGTCGCGGAAGAGAGCGGCCTGATCGGGCCGCTGTCCGAGTGGGTGCTGCGCGAAGCGTGCCGGCAGAACAAGGCCTGGCAGGACGAGGGATTGCCCCCCGCGCGCGTGTCGGTGAATCTGTCGGCGCGCGTGTTCCAGCAGCGCGATATCGCCAAGCTGGTGATGCAGGTGCTGGCCGAGACGGGGTTGGAGCCGCAGTACCTCGAACTCGAACTGACCGAGAGCACGATCATGCGCAACGCCGAAGAGGCGGTGTCGATGCTCAACGAACTGCACGCGCTCGGCATCGGCCTCGCGATCGACGACTTCGGCACCGGCTATTCGAGCCTCAGCTATCTGAAGCGCTTCCCGGTGGACCGGTTGAAGATCGACCGCTCGTTCGTATCGGACATCGGCGTGTCCGGTGACGACGAAACGATCACCTCGGCGATCATCGCGCTCGCGCATTCACTGAAGTTGCAGGTGATCGCGGAGGGCGTGGAGACGTCCGCGCAGCTCGATTTCCTGAAAGAGCGCGCGTGCGACGAAATGCAGGGTTTCTACTTCGCGAAGCCGTTGTCGACGGAAGCGATCTCCGAACTGCTGCAAGGCGGGATGAAGCGCGAAGCTGCGACGGTTTGAGCTACCTCACACCGGCGGCGTGTCCACGAAAAGCGGCGACGCTTCCGCCAGCGCTGAAAACGCTTTCAGGTGCGGATACGCGTCCTGATCGACGATCTCCGGCAACATCAACTGCGTGAAGCGCCACGCGACCGCCACGGTGATGTCGGCCGCGTCGAAGCGATCCGGATTGGCGGGCGCGGATGCGGCGGCGAGTGCGCGTTCGAGTTCGTCATACGCGGCGAACAACTGCGAGCGCACCCGCTCGATCCACGGTTCATGCTGTTTTTCCGCCGGCCGCAGATTGCGTTCGTAGACGATCTGCACGGTCTTTTCGCTGGCGGCCAGCGCGAGGCCGGTGAGATAGGCGGCGCGCAACGCGGCGTCCGGTTGCGTCGGAAACAGTTGCTGTTGCCGGTCCGCGCCGGCCAGCGTCGCTGCGTATTGAAGAATGGCGCTCGAATCCATCACGACCAGGCCGTTGTCGGCGATCAGCGTCGGTGCTTTCACGACCGGGTTGATCTTCCTGAACTGCTCGTAGGTGCTGAACACCGAAACCGACTCGTGTTCGAAGTCGAGCTTCAGCCATTTGAGGCAGATGGCGACCCGGCGCACATAGGGCGAGTCGAGCATACCGATCAGTTTCATCACATTCCCGTTAGAAGTTCTATCATCGCGCGCCGCGATCCGCTGTGCTGGGGCTGTGCAACGCCTTCGCGGTGCGGCGCTTCCACGCGATAGATTAAGCATCTCCGTGCGCAAGAAAAAGCGACATTAATCGACGGTTTACGTCAGAATTTCTTACATGAAACCTATTCCGCCTCTGACCGCGCTGCGCTGCTTCGAGGCTGTCGCCCGTCTGGGCGGCGTCACGCTGGCCGCGCGCGAACTGCATGTCACGCATTCGGCGGTGAGCCAGCAGATCAAGGTGCTGGAAGAGAGCATGGGCGTCGCGCTGTTCGTGCGCGAGGCGCGCGGCTTGCGGCTCACCGAGGAAGGCCGCCTTTACGCGCTCGACATCCGTACCGCACTGCGCGACATCACCGAGGCGACCCGCCGCGCGCAGGCGCGTCCGCAGGAAAGCGAACTGGTGGTCGCGACCCTGCCGTCGTTCGCGCAGCACTGGCTCGTGCCGCGTCTGCCCAGCTTCCGCGACGCGCATCCGTACTACCGGGTGCGTCTGCTGACCAGTCTGCGTGTCGAGGATCTGCGCGAGGGCGCGTGCGATGTCGCCATCCGCATGGGGCAGGGGCATTGGCCCGACGTTGCGCAGCAGAAACTGTTCGACGACGACATCGTCGCGGTCGCGGCGCCGCATTTCGCGTTGGCGCCGAACGGGCGCTTTCCCGTCAGCGCCGAAGACGTGCTCGCCTGTCCGCTGATTGCCAGCCCGGATACGCCGTGGGGCGACTGGTGCCGCGCGGCGCAGGTGGCGGAGCCGGCGGAGTCGGCCGTGGTGCTGTCGGCCAACGACTCGAACATCGTGATCGGCGCGGTGCGGATGGGGCAGGGCATCGCGCTCGAACGGCTCAGTCTGGTCGGGCCCGCGCTCGCGCGTGGCGAACTCATGCAGATCACCGATATCCGCGTGCCTTACCGATACCCGTACTGGCTCGTGTGGCAACAGCGCGAAATCCTCAGCCTGAGGCAGCAGCATTTCGCGCAGTGGATCGAAGGCGAGGTCGACGCGTATCTGCGCGAGAACGTTTCCGCTGTATCGCCGATTCGCGCGCTCTAGCCCCGTCGTGGTGCGTGGAAAGCGGTTTGCGGACGGCGTGCGGTCGGCTATATTCGGGATTCCCATCGCGTGCTGTGCTGGGAGAAGCAAGCACCAAACTTCGGTATCAAGCTTCGACACCGAATTTCGACGAAACCTCGATCGATTCACTGGCGTCGCGCCCGCTTGCTCGCTGTCCGTTTTCGCCTTCGCTGTTCGCTGCCTTTTCCCGGAGCCCGGGCGTTGCGCCGTCGCATGATTGCCAACTCGACTGGAGAGAACAATGACTGCTTCACCTGCAAGGAAACTGGCTGTACTGCTCGCATCGGTGGTGCTGAGCGTGGCGTGTGCCGCACCGGCGTTCGCGCAGAGCGGCGGAGGCGGCGGCGCGGCGGGCGACGATTCGGATGCGGCCAAGCCGACGGCCGCGTCGAAGGTGACGACCACCAAGGCACAGCGCAAGGCCGCGCGCAAACAGGCACGCGCGAAGAAGAACGCCGAGCTGAAGAAGCTGGAAGCGAACGGCTACAACCCGTCGCGTAACGATCCGAACTATCCGACCGATCTGCAGAACGCTCAGAAGAAAGCCGCGGCGGGGGCGGCGGCGAGTCAGTGAGCGAGGTGGGTTAGCGGGCAGCATCGCCACTTGATTACGTGAAGCGCGGAGGTCGAGCGGAACGTAGGGCGGTGAAATGCAAACGAGGCGCCCAGGCGCCTCGTTTTCTTTTGAGCCCGTGTTTTCAGGCTCGAATGCGTGTACCGGATGTCGCGATTCAGTGGCTCGGCGACTCCCGCTCAACTCACTCCAGTACCGGCAACGCGCGCGGACGACGATCGGTATCGGTCGCCACATACGTCAGCAACGCCTCCGTCACCTTCACGACTTCCTCGGTCAGGCTCATACGTTGCGCGTAAACCTCGACCGACACCGTGACCGACGTCTTGCCCGTCTTGACGATATCCGCGTAAAAACTCAGCAGATCGCCGACGAACACCGGCTGCTTGAACACGAACGAATTGACCGCAATGGTCGCGACCCGGCCGTTGGCGCGGCGGCTCGCCGGAATCGAACCGGCAATGTCCACCTGCGCCATGATCCAGCCGCCGAACACGTCGCCGTGGACGTTCGCATCCGACGGTTGCGGCACGACGCGCAGCGCGCAGGATTTTTGCGGGAGTTGAAGAAGATCGGACATGGGACACCCTTGGGGAAACGGATTGAGCTCGGTCGGCTCGACTGGCAGGCGCGGGAGTTCACGTGCCATGGTGCGGGCCGGACCCGCTCACGCGGGTTATACGGCAACACCGCGGCACGACAGCCAGGCTACGCGGTCCCTTCACGACCGGCGACCGGACTGCCCATGGAAAGCGGCGCCAGCCGGCTTCTGCGACAATAGAAAGATCAGGAATTGTACGGGAAAGCGCCCAGCCGGGCGCGCGCGACAAAAAGCGGTGAGCCGGTAAGCCGGTCCGCGATGCTCGCGCGCGCCGCTGCGAACTCCGGCTATTCCACCTTTTCCCCAGCCGATCTCCATGCGCCGCACGCCCTCGTCCGAACCGTCTCCCATTTCCACCCAGCCGCGCAACGACTGGCAGACCATTCTGTCGCTGCTGCCGTACCTCGCCACGTACAAATGGCGCGTCGTGTTCGCGCTGAGCTGTCTGGTCGGCGCGAAGGTCGCCAATCTCGGCGTGCCGATCGTGATGAAGCGGATCGTCGACAGTCTGTCGTCCGTCCAGCATCTCACCGCGCTCGGCCGGGCGCACGATTCGCCGGCCATCGTGCTGCTCGGCGGCGTCGGACTGCTGGTGGTCGCGTACGCGGTGGTGCGGCTATCCACGTCGCTGTTCACCGAGCTGCGCGAGATCCTGTTCGCGAAGGTGACCGAGAGCGCGGTGCGGCAACTGGCGCTGAAGGTGTTCCGTCATCTGCATGCGCTGTCGTTGCGGTTTCACCTCGAACGGCAGACCGGCGGCATGTCGCGCGACATCGAACGCGGCACGCGCGGCATCACGCAACTGATTTCCTATTCGCTCTACAGCATTCTGCCGACGCTGGTCGAAGTCGGCCTCGTGCTCGGCTTTTTCGTCGTCAAGTACGAGTGGTATTACGCGGTGGTCACGTTCATCGCGTTGGCGGTGTACATCGTGTTCACGGTGAAAGTCACCGAGTGGCGCACGCATTTCCGCCGCACCATGAACGATCTCGATTCGAAGGCGAACTCGCGCGCGATCGATTCGCTGCTCAACTACGAGACCGTCAAATACTTCGGCAACGAGGAATGGGAGGCGGGCCGTTACGACGAAAACCTGAAGCGCTATCGCACGGCCGCGATCAAGTCGCAGCGTTCGCTGTCGGCGCTGAACTTCGGTCAGCAGGCGATCATCGGCACGGGGCTCGTGTTCATTCTGTGGCGCGCCACGCAAGGCGTGATGGCCGGGCGGCTCACGCTCGGCGATCTGGTGCTGATCAACACATTCATGTTGCAGCTGTACATTCCGCTGAATTTCCTCGGCGTGGTGTATCGCGAGTTGAAGCAGAGTCTCACCGACATGGACCGCATGTTCACGCTGCTCGGCGCCGCCCAGGAAGTGCCCGACCGCGAAGGCGCACCGGCGTTGCAGGTGAAGGGCGCGAAGGTGCGCTTCGAGCAGGTGAATTTCGCGTACGAACCGGCGCGTCAGATTCTGCACGACGTGAGCTTCACGATTCCGGCAGGCACCACGACCGCGGTGGTCGGTCATAGCGGCTCGGGCAAATCGACGCTCGCGCGGCTACTGTTCCGCTTCTACGATCTGGACCGCGCGGCGGGCGGCGCGATCACCATCGATGGTCAGGATATTCGTGACGTCACGCAGGATTCGCTGCGAGCGTCGATCGGGATCGTGCCGCAGGATACGGTGCTGTTCAACGATTCGATCTACTACAACATCGCGTACGGCCGGCCTTCGGCGACGCGCGACGAAGTGATCGCGGCGGCGCGCGCCGCGCATATCCACGATTTCATCGAGGCGCTGCCCAAGGGTTACGACACGCCGGTCGGCGAGCGCGGGCTGAAGCTCTCGGGTGGCGAGAAGCAGCGCGTGGCGATTGCGCGGACCATTCTGAAGAACCCGCCGATTTTGCTGTTCGACGAAGCGACCTCGGCGCTCGATTCACGCTCCGAGCGCGCGATCCAGCACGAACTCGACCAGATCGCCCGCGAGCGCACCACGCTGATCATCGCGCACCGGCTGTCGACGGTGGTGCACGCGCAGCAGATCATCGTGATGGACAAGGGGCGTATCGTCGAGCGCGGCACGCACGCGGAACTGCTGCGCGCCGATGGACTGTTCGCTCAGATGTGGGCGTTGCAGCAGCAACGCGCGGCGCAGGCGCCGCAAGCGCCTGAAGCGGCGGATACAGCGAATACGGAGAGTACGGGGCGCTAGGTCAGGCCGCTAGTCAGGCCACTGGTCGGGCCACTAATTCAGGCGCCGCGCCTCAACCGCAGATCCAGTTCGCCAAGCTGCGCGGCGGTGCCGACGTTCTCCCACAAGCCCTCGTACAACTCCCCGCTCGCGAGCCCGCGCGAAATCGTCTCGCGGTAATACGGCGACAGCGCGCGCCGCGTGCCGCGCGGCAGATCGCGGAACATCCGCGTGTCGTACAGGCCGATGCTGCCGAACGTCACACGCGGCTGCGCGTCGAGAGACAGCACGCCATCCACGAGACCGAAGTCGCCGTTCGGATGAAACGGCGGATTCGGCACCATCACCAGATGCATGCCCGGCTCGGGCAGCGCGGCGAGCCGCTCGGCGGGCGCGTGCAGCGCCGTGTAGTCGAAGTCCGAGTACACGTCGCCGGCCACCGCGACGAACACTTCGCCCTGAGCTTCGTCTTCCAGCAGCGGCAGCGCCTGCGCGATGCCGCCCGCGGTTTCCAGCGCTTCATGCTCGGCGGAGTAGCGCAACGCGACCTGCCAGCGCGAACCGTCGCCGAGCGCGGCTTCGATCCGCTCGCCAAGCCACGCGTGATTGATCACGATGGTGCGAAAACCCGCCTGCGCGAGCCGCTCGATCTGCCACACGATCAACGGTTTGCCGCCGGCTTCGAGCAAGGGCTTCGGACACGTGTCGGTCAGCGGACGCATGCGCTCGCCGCGGCCCGCGGCGAAAATCATCGCTTTCTTCAAGGGCATCGTCATCGGTCAGAAGGTGTAGCCGACTTCGTTTGCGCGGCCTTCGAGGTCGTCGAGCAGCTTCGCGAACGGACGCAGCGGCGCATAGCGCTCGGCCACCTTGCGCGCGTAACCGATGAAGCGCGGCAGGTCGTTCATGTAGTGCGCCTTGCCGTCGCGGTAGTGGATCCGGCAGAACAGACCCAATACCTTGATGTGGCGTTGCAGGCCCATCCATTCGATCTGGCGGTAGAACTCGCCGAAGTCGGGATCGACCGGCAGACCGGCTTTCCTCGCGCGTTCCCAGTAGTAGACGAAGCAGTCCAGCTCGAACTCTTCGTCCCAGCCGAGGAACGCGTCGCGCAGCAGCGACGCGACGTCGTAGGTGATCGGGCCGTACACCGCGTCCTGAAAGTCGAGCACGCCGGGATTCGGCGCGGCGATCATCAGATTGCGCGGCATGAAATCGCGCAGCATGAACACCTGCGGTTGCGCGCGTGCGCTCGCGATCAGCAGCGCGAACGTGCGATCGAGCAGGCCGCGCGTGGTCTCGTCGACCTCGCGGCCCAGATGGCGGCCGATGAACCACTCCGGCATCAGCTCCATCTCGCGGCGCAGGAACGCTTCGTCGAACGGCGGCAGCATGTCTTCGCGCGAAGTCAGTTGCCAGCGGATCAACGCGTCGAGCGCATCGCGCATCAACGTGCGGGCCCGACGCGGGTCGTCGCCGCGTTGCGCTTCGGTCAGCGCGTCGAGATACGACGCGGTACCGAGATCGGTGACCAGCATGAAGCCGGCGTCGACATCCACTTCCAGCACGCGTGGCACATGCACGCCGGCGGCGTCGAGCAGTTGCGCGACCTGCGCGAATTCGCGGCATTTCTCAGGTGGCGGAGCATCGACGGCGATCAGGGTACCGGCCGCACTGTCTTCCGCCGCCTTACCGGCAAGCCGGAAATAGCGGCGGAAACTGGCGTCGGACGAAGCCGGTACGAGGGTGTCGAGCTCGAGCGCATAGCGGCCGGCGTGGCCGTGCAGCCAGGCTTTGAGCAGGTCGAGGCGAGTGTCTTGCGTGTCTTGGGAAGGGGGCAGCGTCATGAAAACCGGCGGCAAATTCAGAGGGGCAACGTCTTGCCATATAATACCCCACGACTTTTTTGACGCGACTCACGCCAGCTTGAGCGTAGTGCGCTTCACCGCCCGCCTCACCGTTCGAATCATTGACAATCTTGATGCGCAGCCCACTGTCACGGTCGGGGTGCGCAGGCGGTGGATCGTGACTGCAGGAGCTGACGGACGGGCCGATTCGCCAAACGATACATGCCGCCTAGACAGCTTTCCCAAACCCCTTCCTCTTGTGCTGTAGTGCCGCGCAAAAGGCGGCTCGTCGCGGCGTTGCTCGCCGTTCCGGGCCTGATGCCCGCGCTTGCGCACGCCCAGCTGGTGGGGGAAGCCGCGCAGCCGCAACCAATCGATTCGACGTGGGGCATGCAGCTCGCGCCGCAGCTCGAGGAGCATCCGCTGCAACAGGGGCAGAAGCCGGCCACCTTCGTACTCGGCGACACGACCAGCGGCACGACCGACCAGGACCTGGCGGCCAAGGGTTCGGCCGAGGTGCGGCGCAATACGATGGTCATCAAGGCCGACGCGCTGCACTACGATCAGGACACGGACATGGCCGACGCATACGGCCAGGTCCACATCAACAACAACGGCAATACGTTCATCGGTCCCGAAGCGCACATGCGGCTCGATTCGAGCGAAGGTTTCATGACCGCGCCGAAGTACCACTTCAGTGTGACGGGCGGTTCGGGCAGCGCGCAGCGCGTCGATCTGCTCGACAACGAACGCTCGGTGTTCACCAAGGGCACCTACACGGCCTGCCAGTGCGCGGACAATCCGGCGTGGTACATCAAGGGCAGCGAGTTCGATTTCGACACCGGCGCGGACGAAGGCGTCGCCTATAACGGCGTGCTGTTCTTCCAGGGCGTGCCGGTGTTCGCCTCGCCGTGGCTGTCGTTTCCGCTGTCGGGCGAGCGGCGCAGCGGCATTCTGCCGCCCACGTTCTCGCTGAGTTCGTCGAACGGCTTCGAACTGTCGGTGCCGTACTACTTCAACATCGCACCGAATCGCGACCTGACGATCACGCCGCGGCTGATCTCGAAGCGTGGCGTGCAGTTGCAGTCGTCGTTCCGTTATCTGTCGCCCACGTATTCCGGCTCGATCACCGGTGAGTTCCTGCCCGACGACCGGCTGACGAAGACCAACCGCTACGCGCTGTACATCCAGCACAACCAGAACTTCGGCGACGGGTTCGGCGGCTACATCTACTACAACAAGGTCTCGGACAACACGTATCCGGAAGACCTGTCGTCGTCGGTCAGCCAGTTCATGAACGGCACCCAGCTCCTGTATCAGCAGGAAGCCGGGTTGACCTACAACAACGGCCCGTGGTCGGTGCTCGCGCGCGAGCAGCACTGGCAGACGCTGACGCCGTCGGTCGCGCCGTACGGCCGCGAACCGCAATTGAACGTGAAGTACGCGAAGTACAACGTCGGCGGTTTCGATTACGGCGCCGAGGCCGATTACTCGAATTTCCGCATCACGACGGCGGACACGACTCAAGGCCAGCGGGTCATGTTCAACCCGTACGTGTCGTATTCGGTGATCGGGCCGGGCTACTTCGTCACGCCGAAGGTGCAATGGCACTTCGCGCAGTACAACCTGAACAACATCAGTACCGACGTGCCGGTGGGCACGCCGAAGTACTTCACCGAATCGATCCCGACCTTCACGTTCGACACCGGACTGATCTTCGACCGTTCGGTGCGGATCTTCGGCGAGGATTACATCCAGACGCTGGAACCGCGTCTGTACTATGTGTACACGCCGTACCGCAATCAGGAATTCGCGCCGCTGTTCGATACCGCCGAGTCCGACTTCGGGCTCGCGGAAATCTTCTCGCCGAACACCTTCGTCGGTAACGACCGGATCGCCGACGCGAACCGCCTGACCGCCGCCATCACCACGCGCTTCATCAACCCGGCCACGGGCGACGAACGCGCGCGCTTCGTGATCGCGCAGCAGTACTACTTCCAGGACCAGCGCGTCACGCTGACGCCGACGCAAACCAGCACGCAGGCCACGCATTCGGACCTGATCGTGGGCGCCTCGCTCAAGCTCGGCGCCGGTTTCGCTTCGGAAAC
The sequence above is a segment of the Paraburkholderia sp. D15 genome. Coding sequences within it:
- the fdhD gene encoding formate dehydrogenase accessory sulfurtransferase FdhD — its product is MNELDTAAGQPGAVERRVHRHRGAAVETVTDHVGQEWPVALVFNGISHAVMMCTPRDLEAFAVGFAISEGIVERGSDIQDIEVELHDDGELPHAEVQLQVVQQAFVALKEKRRALAGRTGCGVCGIESIDLLDLEPPRVPDTGFLQRLAPDAIALAARGLPEHQALTKLTGGLHAAAWCDATGAIRYAFEDVGRHNALDKLIGQLVLDRVDTRDGFVFLSSRASYELVRKAARVDVPMVATISAPSSLAIAIARKAGVRLVSFCRETSYVDYDTLQAGTD
- a CDS encoding nitrate reductase associated protein — encoded protein: MGLSEAPLLFNFEVESSENFTYIPMSVRFNLDRFGLRITLAQWQLLPLEDRKLLARFPVEDDTEIEPNFDHALFEMLRTHANVEPEWFTPEDVPAWRRTDSVPEGVTRQAGLAGLSAPSVARWAELDPFQRYVLAKLSRKPEPNHDFVPAMKEFGGGA
- a CDS encoding EAL domain-containing protein — its product is MIPFLSKRLLINLAVVAAAVGANAFVAYTQICGQRDADARMLRSTSVRANLDAYQTALDGSLATLGRFEATGEAAPVGAAFAMRATLAGLERDLRNELASEPALLDALAKLSTDSHALQRDIDDALLKSANAEPGASRAWAASTYTHLGLGLDRVETALAELRGAESRELQASLSTSTSETQRAMFLLIVTMLAGSALLIFTFGARESSAREKLRTVRALGRNDERFRGLFDDHPVPMYIFDRETLRFLAVNAAAIKQYGYSEIEFLGMTIRAIRPNAEIARLESHLQRSDTVPRGRTMAGIWHHRRKDGSTISADISYHALNFMGRAAFFVLADDVTEQINAEAEAQRSNQMLEAVIDNIPQRIFWKDLESRYLGCNMAFARDAGLAYPEQVVGKSDADMPWRAFSELLGEHDKEVVSTGMPKMSFEVDLVIDGVHRTTVTSKLPFTDGEGRVIGVLGSYTDITERKRADLALRLQSRALDASVNAILITAPSPSGNLIEYVNPAFMRITGYDPAEVIGHDCRVLQRDDRDQEGVALIRQALAANREGSAVVRNYRKDGALFWNQLFIAPVPNQDGVITHHIGVINDVTDLMRYQEQLEYQANYDSLTRLPNRNLLRDRLQHALIVAHRHHKGVAVVFIDLDGFKNVNDSLGHSVGDRLLSVVAERLARCTRTSDTVARHGGDEFVIVMTDTVDEQSLIAWMERVRASISEPVWLDGTELYVGCSMGASLFPQDGEDAETLMKKADLAMYRAKDMGRNTFQFYQPEMNASAGARLNLERRLRRALRDNEFLLHYQPQVDIESGQIVGTEALVRWRDPEVGLVPPSSFIPVAEESGLIGPLSEWVLREACRQNKAWQDEGLPPARVSVNLSARVFQQRDIAKLVMQVLAETGLEPQYLELELTESTIMRNAEEAVSMLNELHALGIGLAIDDFGTGYSSLSYLKRFPVDRLKIDRSFVSDIGVSGDDETITSAIIALAHSLKLQVIAEGVETSAQLDFLKERACDEMQGFYFAKPLSTEAISELLQGGMKREAATV
- a CDS encoding glutathione S-transferase, whose translation is MKLIGMLDSPYVRRVAICLKWLKLDFEHESVSVFSTYEQFRKINPVVKAPTLIADNGLVVMDSSAILQYAATLAGADRQQQLFPTQPDAALRAAYLTGLALAASEKTVQIVYERNLRPAEKQHEPWIERVRSQLFAAYDELERALAAASAPANPDRFDAADITVAVAWRFTQLMLPEIVDQDAYPHLKAFSALAEASPLFVDTPPV
- a CDS encoding LysR substrate-binding domain-containing protein; translation: MKPIPPLTALRCFEAVARLGGVTLAARELHVTHSAVSQQIKVLEESMGVALFVREARGLRLTEEGRLYALDIRTALRDITEATRRAQARPQESELVVATLPSFAQHWLVPRLPSFRDAHPYYRVRLLTSLRVEDLREGACDVAIRMGQGHWPDVAQQKLFDDDIVAVAAPHFALAPNGRFPVSAEDVLACPLIASPDTPWGDWCRAAQVAEPAESAVVLSANDSNIVIGAVRMGQGIALERLSLVGPALARGELMQITDIRVPYRYPYWLVWQQREILSLRQQHFAQWIEGEVDAYLRENVSAVSPIRAL